CTCCGTCGCCGATCGGCCTCACTGCCAGCAGCTCGAGAAGCGCCGCAATACCGGCCGTGGTTGCAACAGACGCCACGACGGCCAGCGGAAGCGGCAGGCCGAGATGCAAGAACCACCAGCCGAGCATCCCGCCAAGCATGAAGAACTCGCCTTGGGCGAAGTTGATCGCCCCCGTCGCGGCAAACACGATCGTGAATCCGAGAGCGATGAGTGCGTAGATGGCGCCGTTCTTCAGACCGGCGATAAGGAACTGGAGGAGCGCCGACATATGCTAGACGGCCGAATCGGCGCGCTGGTTGAGGCTCATGTGCGTCCCCTTCTGAAGCGACATCGACGGAGGGCGGCCGCCGCGGCCGCCCTCCGTCGACAGCGGATTACTGGGGCGCGAGCGCGAACGCACCGTTCTTGACCTCGTAGAACGTCAGATCCTTCTCCGTCAGACCGTTGTGGTCCGTCGGCGTGAAAGTGAAGATACCGCCGATTCCTGGGAATCCGCTGGTCTTCTCGATCTGGTCGCGCAGTTTGGCGCCGGTTATCTCGCCGTCGACCTTCTTGGCCGCGTCCACGATCAAGTGCAGCGAGTCGTATGCGTGACCAGCGAACGTGCTAGGCGTCGCGCCGGTGGCGGCTTTGAAGTTGGTGATGAAGTCAGTGGCTACCTTGTACTGTTCGGTCCCCGTCCCATACGTCTCGGGAAGGAGGATGTGCCCCGCGGCGAAACGGAAGCCGTCACCGGCTGCACCGACGCCCTGAGCGAACTCTAGGCGAGCGTTGCCGTGGC
This is a stretch of genomic DNA from Coriobacteriia bacterium. It encodes these proteins:
- a CDS encoding ABC transporter substrate-binding protein, with the protein product APFELAYMKKQGITKIGLLTDSGGYGKDGKATVEAKAPDFGITITSDQTFNVGDTDMTAQLTNIKNSGAQAVLIWTAGKEATTIVKNAKDLGLTIPMYGSHGNARLEFAQGVGAAGDGFRFAAGHILLPETYGTGTEQYKVATDFITNFKAATGATPSTFAGHAYDSLHLIVDAAKKVDGEITGAKLRDQIEKTSGFPGIGGIFTFTPTDHNGLTEKDLTFYEVKNGAFALAPQ